In a genomic window of Thermosynechococcus sp. CL-1:
- a CDS encoding M23 family metallopeptidase, with protein MIEQRVLALGLTIGLLTTALGTRQSVAETILAEPEAAAPILVNPVQPVDSEPLVFSTDPVDPPPGSEPLENLKPARSIPVVIQERSTGCQAIVSEGVPPNICQAQGAPHPLVTPTATSPSAPASHRPLVAANPRNFVPSAQTAAPAYVRQPFPGPNPLRWLKVNNGQMLFPLPFPVPITSTFGWRIHPIFGDRRFHSGTDLGAPEGTPVLAVFDGRVVESNWLGGYGLTVILQHLPEQHQTLYAHLSQLFVNPGQWVKQGDVIGLVGSTGNSTGPHLHFEIHEMTAQGLIPVAPEARLELALAQLKQAIAQARQQSNRS; from the coding sequence ATGATCGAGCAGCGCGTCCTTGCCCTTGGGCTGACAATAGGTCTCTTGACAACCGCCTTGGGGACTCGCCAGAGTGTTGCTGAAACGATTCTTGCTGAACCAGAAGCGGCTGCACCGATCCTTGTCAATCCTGTTCAACCGGTGGACAGTGAGCCTCTTGTTTTCTCCACAGACCCCGTGGATCCACCTCCCGGCAGCGAACCCCTTGAAAACCTGAAGCCTGCCCGCTCTATCCCCGTGGTGATCCAAGAACGCTCGACAGGCTGTCAAGCGATCGTTAGCGAGGGCGTTCCCCCCAACATTTGCCAAGCCCAAGGTGCTCCACACCCCCTAGTGACCCCCACGGCTACATCACCTTCTGCTCCAGCTTCCCATCGCCCCTTGGTGGCTGCAAACCCAAGAAATTTTGTGCCATCTGCCCAAACGGCTGCGCCGGCCTATGTACGCCAGCCCTTTCCGGGACCGAATCCCTTGCGTTGGCTAAAGGTCAACAATGGCCAAATGCTCTTTCCCTTGCCGTTTCCGGTGCCCATTACCTCAACTTTTGGCTGGCGCATCCATCCCATTTTTGGCGATCGCCGCTTCCATTCGGGAACCGATTTGGGCGCTCCTGAAGGGACACCCGTGTTGGCAGTTTTTGATGGTCGTGTGGTTGAGTCGAACTGGCTGGGGGGCTATGGCCTCACCGTCATTTTGCAACACCTGCCAGAACAGCACCAAACCCTCTATGCCCACCTCTCACAGCTTTTTGTCAATCCCGGTCAATGGGTGAAGCAGGGGGATGTTATTGGCCTTGTCGGCAGTACTGGCAACTCCACAGGTCCGCACCTGCATTTTGAAATCCATGAGATGACGGCTCAGGGGTTGATTCCCGTTGCCCCCGAAGCGCGGTTAGAATTGGCCTTAGCACAGTTAAAGCAGGCGATCGCCCAAGCGCGTCAGCAATCGAATCGCAGTTAG
- a CDS encoding M3 family metallopeptidase: MVIATSPHTDNPLLRGDGFPPFDQIEVSHVEPAVRQLLQELTQELETLEQSFTPTWEGLVEPLERLSDRLGWTWGIVSHLTGVKNSPELRQAYEAVQPQVVEFYTRLGQSRPLYEGFKALAASPEFQTFSPARKRIVEAAIRNAEHSGVSLTGAAKERFNAIQLELAELSTQFSNNLLDATKAFRLKLTQPDEVAGLPPSLLALAAQTARQDGIETATPETGPWHITLDFPSFGPFMQHSQRRDLREQLYRAYISRASSGEWDNRPILERILALRVEEAQLLGFNTYAELSLASKMADSVASVEKLLEELRQVSYRAAAQELEELKAFAAAQGAPEATDLQHWDIPYWAERQREALFDFNDEELRPYFPLPQVLEGLFGLVKRLFGVTVVPADGQVPVWHPDVHFFAILDENHLTIAHFYLDPYSRPAEKRSGAWMDDCLGRAKYRIQGEWRTRLPVAYLVCNQTPPVDGKPSLMTFSEVETLFHEFGHGLHHMLTRVDEAGAAGINNVEWDAVELPSQFMENWCYHRPTLFGMARHYETGEPLPEHYYEKLVAARTYRAGSALLRQLHFSLLDLELHHRYQPGQGETPQQVRDRLAQTTTILPPLPEDAFLCSFGHIFAGGYAAGYYSYLWAEVLSADAFAAFEEAGLDNEQAIAEMGRRYRETVLALGGSQPPMEIFKAFRGREPITEPLLRHRGLLSKT, encoded by the coding sequence ATGGTTATTGCGACTTCCCCTCACACCGATAATCCCCTCTTGCGGGGCGATGGTTTTCCCCCCTTTGATCAGATTGAGGTGAGCCATGTTGAGCCAGCCGTGCGCCAACTGTTGCAGGAACTCACCCAAGAATTAGAGACCCTCGAGCAATCCTTCACGCCCACGTGGGAAGGGCTAGTGGAACCCCTCGAACGTTTGAGCGATCGCCTCGGTTGGACATGGGGCATTGTCAGTCATCTCACCGGCGTCAAAAATAGTCCCGAATTGCGTCAAGCCTACGAAGCCGTTCAACCCCAAGTAGTGGAGTTTTACACCCGTTTGGGTCAATCGCGCCCCCTCTATGAAGGCTTTAAGGCACTGGCTGCCAGTCCTGAGTTCCAAACCTTTTCCCCTGCGCGTAAACGCATTGTCGAAGCCGCCATTCGCAACGCCGAACACAGTGGTGTCAGCCTAACGGGTGCTGCCAAGGAACGCTTTAATGCCATTCAACTGGAATTGGCCGAGCTATCCACCCAGTTTTCCAATAACCTTTTGGATGCCACCAAGGCCTTTCGCCTCAAGCTCACCCAACCCGATGAAGTGGCTGGACTTCCCCCCAGCCTACTGGCGCTGGCTGCCCAAACCGCTCGCCAAGATGGCATTGAGACCGCCACCCCCGAAACAGGGCCATGGCACATTACCCTCGACTTCCCCAGCTTTGGCCCCTTTATGCAGCACAGCCAACGGCGGGATTTGCGGGAGCAGCTCTATCGCGCCTACATTTCCCGTGCCAGCAGTGGTGAGTGGGATAACCGTCCCATTCTTGAGCGCATCCTTGCCCTGCGGGTCGAAGAGGCACAGCTTTTGGGATTCAACACCTATGCTGAACTCAGCCTTGCCAGCAAAATGGCCGATAGTGTGGCCAGTGTGGAAAAGCTCCTCGAGGAACTGCGGCAAGTCAGCTATCGTGCGGCGGCGCAAGAACTGGAAGAACTGAAAGCCTTTGCTGCTGCCCAAGGGGCACCCGAAGCCACCGATCTGCAGCACTGGGATATTCCCTATTGGGCTGAACGGCAGCGGGAGGCGCTCTTTGACTTCAATGATGAGGAACTGCGTCCCTACTTTCCTCTCCCCCAAGTGCTGGAGGGCTTATTTGGCCTAGTGAAGCGACTGTTTGGGGTGACGGTGGTGCCTGCGGATGGTCAAGTACCCGTTTGGCATCCTGATGTGCACTTTTTTGCCATCCTCGATGAAAATCATCTGACGATCGCCCACTTTTACCTTGACCCCTACAGCCGTCCTGCCGAAAAACGCAGTGGGGCATGGATGGACGATTGCCTTGGCCGTGCCAAATATCGCATTCAGGGGGAATGGCGCACCCGCTTACCCGTTGCCTACTTGGTCTGCAATCAAACCCCCCCAGTGGATGGCAAGCCCAGCCTGATGACCTTTAGCGAAGTGGAAACCCTCTTCCATGAGTTTGGGCATGGTTTGCACCACATGCTGACGCGGGTGGATGAAGCGGGGGCAGCGGGCATCAACAATGTGGAGTGGGATGCCGTCGAACTTCCCAGTCAATTTATGGAAAACTGGTGCTACCATCGGCCAACGCTCTTTGGCATGGCACGCCACTATGAAACGGGGGAACCCCTGCCAGAACACTACTATGAAAAACTGGTTGCTGCCCGTACCTATCGCGCAGGCAGTGCCCTATTGCGGCAGTTGCACTTTAGTTTGTTAGATTTAGAACTGCACCATCGCTATCAACCGGGGCAAGGAGAAACCCCCCAACAGGTGCGCGATCGCCTAGCGCAGACAACAACCATTTTGCCCCCCTTGCCCGAGGATGCCTTTCTCTGTAGTTTTGGCCACATTTTTGCTGGGGGGTATGCTGCGGGTTACTACAGCTATCTGTGGGCAGAAGTTCTCAGTGCCGATGCCTTTGCCGCCTTTGAGGAAGCAGGCCTAGACAACGAGCAAGCCATTGCTGAAATGGGACGACGCTATCGCGAAACCGTGCTTGCCCTTGGCGGCAGCCAACCCCCGATGGAGATCTTCAAAGCCTTCCGCGGCCGTGAACCCATTACTGAACCTCTACTACGGCACCGAGGATTGTTGTCGAAAACTTAG
- a CDS encoding DUF2949 domain-containing protein — MPYSPQLLQYLEQELALPPESIAMALRQWQQQRGSLPIILWQYGFITLEQLDRIFEWLDQTRGDRLPKAP, encoded by the coding sequence ATGCCCTACTCTCCTCAACTACTGCAATACCTTGAACAGGAACTGGCACTGCCGCCAGAGAGTATTGCGATGGCTTTGCGTCAGTGGCAACAGCAGCGCGGATCTTTGCCGATTATTCTTTGGCAGTATGGCTTCATTACCTTGGAGCAGTTGGATCGGATTTTTGAGTGGCTGGATCAAACGCGGGGCGATCGCCTGCCTAAGGCTCCGTAA
- a CDS encoding TPM domain-containing protein: MVLVSFCWLGAIAPAHSFNNPELLPAEPTNVVDLAQILTPVQKERLDSELAEFEAQTGWKLRVLTQYDRTPGLAVRDFWDLDDRSILLVADTRGGNLLNFNVGDTAYRVLQRTFWVELQTRFGNQYFVRDNGEDQAILQSLHAIETCLAQGGCRAVPGLPQEQWLLTLATSIFGGIILGFVARPRRADQKVAWTWILLFSPLWGMLFFAFGLGPVLVRTQEWLPVLRNVAGFALGAIVAFLIPAPSGPPPVLEE, translated from the coding sequence ATGGTGCTTGTGAGCTTCTGCTGGTTGGGAGCGATCGCCCCTGCCCACAGCTTCAACAATCCAGAGTTGTTGCCCGCGGAGCCAACCAATGTCGTTGACTTAGCGCAGATTCTGACACCCGTTCAAAAGGAACGCCTTGACAGCGAACTGGCAGAATTTGAAGCACAGACGGGCTGGAAGTTGCGCGTCCTCACCCAGTACGATCGCACCCCCGGCCTAGCAGTGCGGGATTTTTGGGACTTAGACGATCGCAGTATTCTGCTGGTGGCCGATACGCGCGGCGGCAATCTTTTGAACTTCAATGTTGGTGACACCGCCTACCGCGTCCTCCAGCGCACCTTTTGGGTTGAGTTGCAAACCCGCTTTGGCAATCAATACTTTGTCCGTGACAACGGCGAAGATCAGGCCATCCTGCAATCGCTTCATGCCATTGAAACCTGCCTTGCCCAAGGGGGGTGCCGTGCCGTACCGGGATTACCCCAAGAGCAATGGCTTCTCACCCTTGCCACCTCCATCTTTGGCGGCATCATTTTGGGCTTTGTGGCTCGTCCCCGCCGTGCGGATCAAAAAGTGGCTTGGACGTGGATTCTCCTCTTTTCGCCCCTGTGGGGGATGCTTTTCTTTGCCTTTGGCCTTGGTCCTGTTCTAGTGCGCACCCAAGAATGGCTACCCGTTCTGCGCAATGTTGCTGGTTTTGCCTTGGGTGCCATTGTTGCCTTTTTAATTCCTGCCCCCAGTGGGCCGCCGCCAGTGCTTGAGGAATAG
- a CDS encoding ATP-binding protein codes for MNSHHSSRHIVGIVKGPGDSGSEYVFITADAQPVRMGEFVYYELSHSPSVASNSHAAAVHQVLGKITGCRLIEHLPDRMFADHELNPGAVAALIGFTCEPAELYEMTVEVMGEFHEVFGFNNLRRLPLPGAKVYLADDALLRHVLNKKKPEEVGAAHIGSLLLRQEGAVPIALDVKELVSTHVAILAGTGSGKSYTAGVLVEELLSPKNRAAVLILDPHGEYHTLAQLRGHPAFQGADGYQPQVRIITPQEVKIRVSSLEFYDILTLLPPMSDRQQAILKKAYDEVRGRFKDGRWSTEDLIAAVYAVDRVEDEEGNVKQGSSADALAWKLEKMQRSDYFHAYKHLPPCELFAPGQVTILQMNEIPLEEQQVIATAILRQTNHARMNTQKDRVSEGDEQYLPYPVFILIEEAHRFAPAHEPSQCKRVLRTILSEGRKFGLGVGLITQRPGKLDSDVLSQCMSQFMLRIVNPVDQESLKHGVEAAGRDLLKELPALSKGQVIIAGACVNTPVLCRVRERLTTHGGDTLDASALWQEYFAHHKQLDRMVAMAGPAPRPKPRTIDRRSLE; via the coding sequence ATGAATAGTCATCATTCCTCGCGTCACATTGTCGGCATTGTCAAAGGCCCCGGAGACAGCGGTAGCGAGTACGTCTTTATTACTGCCGATGCCCAGCCTGTGCGAATGGGTGAATTTGTCTATTATGAGTTGAGCCATTCCCCAAGTGTGGCCTCAAACTCCCATGCTGCTGCTGTTCACCAAGTCTTGGGCAAGATTACTGGCTGCCGTCTGATTGAGCATCTACCGGATCGGATGTTTGCTGATCACGAACTGAATCCCGGTGCGGTGGCTGCCCTGATTGGTTTTACCTGTGAACCGGCGGAACTCTACGAAATGACCGTAGAAGTGATGGGGGAATTTCATGAGGTCTTTGGCTTTAATAATTTGCGGCGGCTTCCCCTGCCGGGTGCCAAGGTCTATTTAGCTGACGATGCGCTGTTGCGGCATGTCCTCAATAAGAAAAAGCCAGAGGAGGTGGGGGCTGCCCATATCGGTTCACTGTTGTTGCGGCAGGAGGGTGCTGTGCCCATTGCCCTCGATGTCAAGGAACTGGTGAGTACGCATGTGGCCATTCTAGCCGGCACAGGTTCCGGGAAATCCTATACCGCAGGGGTATTGGTGGAGGAATTGCTGTCGCCGAAAAATCGCGCCGCAGTGCTGATCCTCGACCCCCATGGTGAATACCACACGCTGGCGCAGCTGAGGGGACACCCCGCTTTTCAAGGGGCGGATGGCTATCAACCCCAAGTGAGAATTATTACGCCCCAAGAGGTCAAAATTCGTGTTTCTTCCCTAGAGTTTTACGATATTCTGACGCTGCTCCCCCCGATGAGCGATCGCCAGCAGGCCATTCTCAAAAAAGCCTATGACGAAGTACGCGGTCGTTTCAAAGATGGCCGTTGGAGTACCGAAGACTTGATTGCAGCGGTCTATGCTGTGGATCGCGTTGAGGATGAAGAGGGCAATGTCAAGCAGGGTTCCTCGGCTGATGCCTTGGCTTGGAAGCTAGAAAAAATGCAGCGCTCTGACTATTTCCATGCCTACAAGCATTTGCCCCCCTGCGAGTTGTTTGCCCCCGGCCAAGTCACCATCCTGCAAATGAATGAGATTCCCCTTGAAGAGCAGCAGGTGATTGCCACGGCAATTTTGCGCCAAACCAACCATGCCCGCATGAATACCCAAAAAGACCGCGTCTCTGAGGGGGATGAGCAGTACCTCCCCTACCCGGTGTTCATCTTAATTGAGGAGGCGCACCGCTTTGCCCCCGCCCATGAACCTTCCCAATGTAAGCGGGTGCTGCGCACGATTCTCAGTGAGGGCCGTAAATTTGGCCTTGGGGTGGGACTGATTACTCAGCGTCCCGGCAAACTGGATAGCGATGTGCTCTCCCAGTGTATGAGCCAGTTTATGCTGCGGATTGTCAACCCTGTCGATCAAGAGAGCCTTAAACATGGGGTGGAGGCCGCTGGCCGAGATCTGCTCAAGGAACTGCCTGCCCTGAGTAAGGGGCAAGTGATTATTGCGGGTGCCTGTGTGAATACGCCTGTCCTCTGTCGGGTGCGGGAACGCTTAACAACTCATGGGGGTGACACGCTGGATGCCTCTGCCCTGTGGCAAGAGTATTTTGCCCACCACAAACAGTTGGATCGCATGGTGGCGATGGCAGGCCCGGCGCCCCGTCCTAAACCGCGAACCATTGACCGGCGATCGCTCGAATAA
- a CDS encoding N-acetylmuramoyl-L-alanine amidase translates to MDQPWRSWQFRAVVSLLWAPAAALVMAQPASASRLQLWRLNPATNQLEIRTERAVQPRAELVYNPTRLVIDLPGVVLGSPQISQNYSGAIRQVRVAQFDPQTTRIVVEYAAGFTIEPQQVRFRGVTANNWLVQLPTPQQQTVSLPPPPPPSPPSAPPVTPTGPLQVRSWRADATGFLVLADRPLPEGSYTIRRPRRDRIEILLSNSELIRNFSPRRLELRRFGRDRVRAEVRTQSNRQVQITLDIDPQDADWQVTPRNDGFVIVPSTTAITPPPPPPSQRPSVTPAASAQTPVTTIQRVDLGGRELLIQGDRTVFYNVGWEGNRYRIRLRQAQLDSNLREPRLVTGSPLSNIEFRQEDNQTVSILLTPAPNFRILGPRPLSAEAFVVQIQGANDPPSSTPTPIDVPPTATPQPPNQPVPRGRFVVVIDPGHGGRDPGAIGIGGIREKDIVLDISLQVSQFLQQQGVQVILTRTTDIDLDLAPRVAIAERARANAFVSIHANAISLARPDVNGLETYYAPGRSSRLASAIHNSILNSLNIRDRGVRAARFYVIRNTSMDSALVETGFVTGAEDAANFKNPAWRTQMARAIAQGILNFLHGR, encoded by the coding sequence ATGGATCAACCGTGGCGTTCTTGGCAATTTCGAGCTGTAGTGAGTTTGCTATGGGCACCTGCCGCTGCACTGGTCATGGCTCAGCCTGCTTCAGCCAGCCGCCTACAATTGTGGCGACTCAACCCCGCCACCAATCAACTAGAAATTCGCACCGAACGCGCTGTTCAGCCCCGTGCTGAGTTGGTCTATAACCCGACCCGCCTTGTCATTGACTTGCCGGGTGTCGTTCTCGGTAGCCCCCAGATCAGTCAAAACTACAGTGGTGCCATTCGCCAAGTGCGGGTTGCTCAGTTTGACCCCCAAACGACGCGGATTGTGGTGGAATATGCGGCTGGTTTTACAATTGAGCCGCAGCAGGTGCGCTTTCGGGGAGTCACGGCTAATAACTGGTTGGTGCAACTGCCTACCCCCCAGCAGCAAACAGTTTCGCTACCGCCGCCACCCCCACCGTCTCCTCCTTCTGCTCCTCCCGTAACGCCCACAGGGCCGCTGCAAGTGCGAAGTTGGCGGGCAGATGCCACAGGTTTTCTAGTGCTAGCCGATCGCCCCCTGCCCGAAGGAAGCTACACTATTCGCCGCCCTCGGCGCGATCGCATTGAAATTCTCCTCAGCAATAGTGAATTGATTCGCAACTTTAGTCCGCGGCGCTTGGAACTGCGCCGCTTTGGTCGGGATCGTGTCCGGGCAGAGGTACGGACTCAGAGCAATCGCCAAGTCCAAATTACCCTCGACATTGACCCTCAAGATGCCGATTGGCAAGTGACGCCCCGTAATGATGGCTTTGTGATTGTGCCTTCAACCACGGCCATTACACCCCCACCTCCGCCACCGTCCCAACGCCCTAGTGTGACTCCTGCAGCCAGTGCTCAAACTCCTGTCACAACGATTCAGCGCGTTGACTTGGGGGGAAGAGAGTTGCTGATTCAGGGCGATCGCACCGTTTTCTATAACGTGGGCTGGGAAGGCAATCGCTATCGCATTCGCCTACGGCAAGCACAGTTGGACAGTAATCTGCGCGAACCCCGCCTAGTTACCGGTAGTCCCTTAAGCAACATTGAATTTCGTCAAGAGGATAACCAAACCGTCTCGATTCTGCTCACCCCAGCGCCCAACTTTCGCATCCTTGGCCCTCGTCCCCTGTCAGCTGAAGCGTTTGTGGTGCAAATTCAGGGAGCAAATGACCCTCCGAGCAGTACGCCCACCCCAATTGATGTTCCCCCCACAGCAACCCCTCAGCCCCCCAATCAGCCCGTCCCCCGCGGCCGGTTTGTGGTGGTCATTGATCCCGGACATGGCGGACGCGATCCCGGTGCCATTGGCATTGGCGGTATTCGTGAAAAGGATATTGTTCTCGATATCAGCCTGCAAGTTTCCCAATTTTTGCAGCAGCAGGGGGTACAGGTGATTCTGACCCGCACCACAGACATTGACTTAGACTTGGCTCCTCGGGTCGCCATTGCGGAACGGGCACGGGCAAATGCCTTTGTGAGTATTCACGCCAATGCTATTAGTCTGGCTCGCCCCGATGTCAATGGTTTAGAAACCTACTATGCCCCCGGACGCTCAAGTCGTTTGGCATCTGCCATTCACAATAGTATTCTCAATTCCTTGAACATTCGCGATCGCGGGGTGAGGGCGGCACGATTCTATGTGATTCGCAATACGTCAATGGATTCTGCCCTTGTCGAGACAGGATTTGTCACGGGCGCAGAGGATGCCGCAAACTTCAAGAATCCTGCGTGGCGGACGCAGATGGCACGGGCGATCGCCCAAGGCATTTTGAACTTTTTGCATGGAAGATGA
- a CDS encoding metal-binding protein — MPSGPTHDRLTWIGMPLVGFTASALTRDWIWGAIASSSFGIGGFLLSPDLDTASLPYYRWGWLRAIWLPYQKAFHHRSFWTHGPVVGTVIRLLYLSFWLGLGLGLVAGVAAFTGHLSLVQEWLHRWPGIDWRWGVAIALGLELSALLHVTSDLVVSQWRRWHR, encoded by the coding sequence ATGCCCAGTGGCCCTACCCACGATCGCCTGACTTGGATCGGCATGCCCCTTGTGGGCTTCACCGCCAGTGCCCTCACCCGTGATTGGATCTGGGGGGCAATTGCCAGCAGTAGCTTTGGTATTGGCGGCTTTCTCCTCAGTCCAGACCTCGATACCGCCTCTTTACCCTACTACCGTTGGGGCTGGTTGCGGGCAATATGGCTACCCTACCAAAAAGCCTTTCACCATCGCTCCTTTTGGACCCATGGCCCAGTGGTGGGCACGGTGATTCGGTTGCTCTATCTCAGCTTTTGGTTGGGGTTAGGACTGGGTCTTGTGGCCGGGGTCGCCGCATTCACAGGCCACCTTTCCCTTGTGCAGGAATGGCTACATCGTTGGCCGGGAATTGACTGGCGCTGGGGAGTTGCGATCGCCCTTGGCCTAGAGCTATCGGCACTGCTTCATGTCACCAGCGATCTGGTGGTTTCCCAGTGGCGACGCTGGCACCGCTAA
- a CDS encoding DUF6439 family protein, protein MVQTTPRAEELATALLDAVRIAPQDWHRLKGNRRARALEQAAAALVYLLKENDAEALAHLQQAVGWLDRSISAPPCPTHHH, encoded by the coding sequence ATGGTGCAAACGACTCCCCGTGCAGAAGAACTAGCCACTGCCCTCCTTGATGCGGTTAGGATTGCTCCCCAAGATTGGCATCGCCTCAAAGGAAATCGCCGTGCCCGCGCCCTCGAACAGGCGGCTGCCGCTCTGGTCTATCTCCTCAAGGAAAATGATGCTGAGGCACTGGCGCATCTCCAACAGGCAGTGGGTTGGCTCGATCGCTCCATTAGTGCGCCGCCTTGCCCTACGCACCACCATTAG
- a CDS encoding GerMN domain-containing protein, whose product MVAKVTRSRPALIVLAVIGLASAGTAAWLTLSPPRQGDPVPNPAEVAQQQETQIFWVKNEGDSLVLVPSTVRINTPATRPELFIQSRLERLLAGPANQDVTTSIPENTRVNRVEVKADGIHVDLSPEFTKGGGSASMQARLGQVLYTATVSNPNAPVWISIGGEPLRVLGGEGLEVTQPMTRQDFQTAFALRTQ is encoded by the coding sequence ATGGTAGCAAAAGTCACCCGCTCCCGCCCCGCCTTGATTGTGCTGGCGGTTATTGGCCTTGCCTCGGCTGGCACAGCGGCATGGCTAACCTTGAGTCCCCCCCGGCAGGGAGATCCGGTTCCTAATCCGGCGGAAGTTGCCCAGCAGCAGGAAACTCAAATCTTTTGGGTCAAGAATGAAGGGGATAGCCTCGTTTTAGTGCCCTCTACGGTACGGATCAATACCCCGGCAACGCGGCCAGAACTCTTTATTCAATCTCGTCTCGAGCGGCTTTTGGCGGGTCCTGCCAATCAAGATGTCACTACCAGCATTCCGGAAAATACCCGTGTCAATCGGGTAGAAGTCAAGGCCGATGGCATTCATGTGGATCTCTCTCCAGAGTTTACCAAAGGGGGGGGAAGTGCTTCGATGCAAGCACGCCTAGGACAGGTACTGTACACAGCAACAGTGAGTAATCCCAATGCGCCAGTTTGGATTTCCATTGGGGGTGAACCCCTGCGCGTCCTAGGGGGTGAGGGGCTAGAGGTGACGCAACCGATGACCCGGCAAGACTTTCAAACGGCCTTTGCCCTCCGCACCCAGTAG